A genomic region of Ovis canadensis isolate MfBH-ARS-UI-01 breed Bighorn chromosome 9, ARS-UI_OviCan_v2, whole genome shotgun sequence contains the following coding sequences:
- the BPNT2 gene encoding Golgi-resident adenosine 3',5'-bisphosphate 3'-phosphatase, translating to MAPMGIRLSPLGVAVFCLLGLGVLYHLYSGFLAGRFSLFGLGGEPGGGAAGPAASADGGTVDLREMLAVSVLAAVRGGEEVRRVRESNVLHEKSKGKTREGADDKMTSGDVLSNRKMFYLLKTAFPSVQINTEEHVDAADQEVILWDRKIPEDILKEIATPQEVPAESVTVWIDPLDATQEYTEDLRKYVTTMVCVAVNGKPVLGVIHKPFSEYTAWAMVDGGANVKARTSYNEKTPRIVVSRSHSGMVKQVALQTFGNQTTIIPAGGAGYKVLALLDVPDKTQEKADLYIHVTYIKKWDICAGNAILKALGGHMTTLSGEEISYTGSDGIEGGLLASIRMNHQALVRKLPDLEKTGHK from the exons ATGGCCCCTATGGGCATCCGCCTGTCCCCGCTGGGGGTGGCCGTGTTCTGCCTGCTGGGGCTCGGCGTGCTCTACCACCTCTACTCGGGCTTCCTGGCCGGCCGCTTCAGCCTCTTCGGCCTGGGCGGCGAGCcgggcggcggggcggcggggcccGCGGCCTCGGCCGACGGGGGCACGGTGGACCTGCGCGAGATGCTGGCCGTGTCGGTGCTGGCGGCGGTGCGCGGCGGCGAGGAGGTGCGGCGCGTACGCGAGAGCAACGTCCTCCACGAGAAGTCCAAGGGGAAGACGCGCGAAGGGGCGGACGACAAGATGACCAGTGGGGACGTGTTGTCCAACCGCAAGATGTTCTACCTGCTCAAGACCGCCTTCCCCAGCGTGCAG ATCAATACAGAGGAACATGTGGATGCAGCTGATCAAGAGGTGATCTTATGGGATCGGAAGATTCCTGAggacatcctaaaggaaatagccACTCCCCAGGAGGTGCCAGCAGAGAGCGTCACGGTCTGGATTGACCCACTGGATGCCACACAGGAATACACTG aggATCTTCGGAAGTATGTTACTACTATGGTGTGTGTGGCTGTAAATGGTAAACCTGTGCTAGGAGTAATACATAAACCATTTTCTGAATATACAG CCTGGGCGATGGTAGACGGTGGGGCAAATGTGAAAGCCCGCACTTCTTACAATGAGAAGACCCCAAGGATTGTCGTGTCTCGCTCACATTCAGGAATGGTCAAACAGGTTGCTCTTCAGACTTTCGGAAACCAGACTACGATCATCCCAGCGGGTGGTGCTG GTTATAAAGTTTTAGCACTCTTGGATGTGCCTGATAAGACTCAAGAAAAAGCTGACCTATATATCCATGTGACATACATCAAAAAGTGGGATATCTGTGCTGGCAACGCCATCTTGAAAGCCCTCGGGGGGCACATGACCACCCTGAGTGGTGAAGAAATTAGCTACACTGGTTCCGACGGCATTGAAGGGGGGCTCCTGGCCAGCATCAGGATGAACCACCAGGCTCTGGTCAGAAAGCTCCCGGATCTGGAGAAGACAGGACATAAGTAA